CGGGCACACCGTACATACTCGCGAGTGTTTACCGTACAGCGTGCCAGTCATCGCCGCGCCCGGTCGCACCGGGACGCCGGAGCCGGGGACGGCCGGGGAGCGTGTCGATGATCTGGCGGTACGTACGCGGTCGCGTGCGCGACGCCGTCACCGCGGCCCTGGCGTCGGCCGGCGCGTGGGCGTCCGCAGCCGCCGTTCGGTACGGTGACGGCGGGGACGCGGACCCGTCGGCCGACGCGCTGGCGGTCGCACGCGAGGTAGCGGTCGACGGCGCGACCGAGGGTGTGATCGTCGTCGATGACGACGGCGTCGTGCTCGAGTGTAACGGAACCGCGGCCGACGCGATGGGGATCGATCCGGAACTCGCCGTCGGCGAGCCGATCGCGACGCTCGACCCGGAGATAGCCGCCCGGATCGGCGAGGCGGTCGACGCCGCCGGCGACGAACCGTTCGTGGACGGCGACGAACCGGTCGCAGACGAGGACGAGCAGGTCGCAGACGAGGACGAGCAGGTCGCGGCCGACACGGGCACGGCCACGGACGTGGACGCCACCGGGACGCCGCGTCTCACTCGGATGACCGACGAGGGGAAACGCCACTACGAGCTTCGCGTCTCCCGGTTCGACCGCACCGAACTCGCGGGGCTGGTGCTCACCTTCCGCGACGTGACCGACGAACACCGGCTTCGCCGGCGGGTTGGGGTGTTGAACCGACTTCTCCGCCACGACCTCCGGAACGAGATGAACGTCGTCCTGGGGTACACCGAACTGATCGAGGACCGCCTCCGACGGGAGGCAGCCGGGAGCGACGCGCCCGAGGACGCCCCCGACGACGAGGCGGCGACCGCGCTCGAGCGGGTCACCGGCGCCGCGGAGACGATGCTCGACCGCGCCCAGACCGTTCGCCACGTCGAGGCGACGCTGGACGCGGACGTGTCCGCCCGATCGCGACTCGACGTGGCCGGGCTGGTGCGCGCGCAGGTCGACGGGCTCGCCATGGAGTACCCGTCCGCGGACCCGCAGGTAACCGTCGACGCCCCCGAGTCGGCGTGGATCACCGCGACCGGACTGATCGACACCGTGTTCGTGAACCTCCTCGAGAACGCGATCGAACACAGTCACCGCGAGCGGCCGGCCATCGAGGTGACCGTCACGGAGTCCGGCGAGTACGTCGCCGTGACCGTCGCCGACGACGGTCCGGGGATCCCCAGTCAGGAGCTTCGGACGTTCCAGACCGAGGCCGAGACGGCCGTCACCCACTCGTCGGGACTGGGGCTGTGGCTCGTCGTATGGGTCACCGAGGAATCGGGGGGACGGGTCTCCTTCGACATCGACGAGACGGGCACCGCGGTCACGGTGGAGTTCCCCGCCGCCGATCCGCCGGAGTAGACGAGCCGGAGCCCGAAACCGTTCCGCGGTCGCCCCGACGACCGACGAACGGCGAGACCGGTCCGCGCGGCGTTCACCGAACGAGGTACGGGTCCGAGCCGGCGATGAACCGCCCGAGGTCCGATTCGCGCCGGTAATCCGTCGCCCGGAGCGTCGCGAGCGACTCGACCAGCCGGTCGGCGTCGCCGGGGGCGGTGGCGTTGCCGGGAGCGGTCGCGTCGCCGCCGTCGGTCGCGCCGGCCGCCCGGGTCGACTCGGCGGCCTCGCCGGCGCCGGGCGTCCACTCGGCGGGCTCCTTGACCGGGAGGACGAGCCAGCCGGAGCCGCGGATCTCGCGGCCGTGGAGGTCGTCCATCCGGATCGGGGTCTTGTGGGCCTGTGCTGTGTACTGCTCCAGCACGTGTCGGGTCGCGCGCTCGCCTACCGGAAGCAGGACGTGGGCGGCGATGGCGCGAAGCTCGGCGTCGAAGAACCGCTCCATGTCGTCGTACGACGCCGGCGTCGGAGAGCCGTCGGGGCCGAGCCGGTCGCCGGTCGCCTCGCACATGTGGAGATACGAGAGGTACGTCGAGTCGACGACCGGGGCGTCGCCCGCCGACTCCAACAGCCCGGCGCGGACCAGCGCGTCGAGGAACCGCTCGCCGGCGGGCGAGCCGGTGAACGGGACGCCCGTGTCGAGGCCGCCGTGAACGCCGGGATGGTCGCCGACGACGTGGAAGTCGGCGTTCGCGTCGCCGTACCCGGGGACGAACCGCTCGCAGCCCGGGTCCATCCCGAAGGGGTTCGAGACGCGGTCGGTGACGTTCTTCACGGACACTCGTTGGCCGTCTGAGCCACATGGCGCTTCCGGTTCGCGCGCTCGGCCGCGGGGCTGCCCGGGCAGGCAGCCGAAACGGATACGTCGCGCGAGCGGTATGATACCATATGACAATTCGACGCGCGACCGTCGGCGACGCGGACGCCGTCCGGCGGATCGCCGGCGACTCGTGGGAGACGGACTACCCGTCGATCCTCAGCAGGGAGAGCGCCGAGTCCGGGGTCGAGGAGTGGTACGATCCCGCCCGCGTCCGGGGAGCGGTCGAGGCCGACGACGAGCTGCTGTACGTGGCCGAGCGCGGCGAGGACACCACTGCCGACGCCGCCGACGCCGCCGACGCCGAGGAAATCGTCGGGTTCGCCCACGGCGTCGTCGACGGGAACGCCGGCGCCGGTCACGTCCTCCGGCTGTACGTCCACCCGGACGCCCGTGGCGAGGGACGGGGGCGTCGGCTGCTGGAACGGGTCCGCGACGACCTGTTCGACCGCGGCGTCGACCGGATTCACGCGACGGTGCTGAGGGAGAACGACCCCGGAAACGAGTTCTACCGATCGTTCGGCTTCGAACGGACGGGGGAGGCGGAGACGACGATCGGCGGCGAGGCGTATCCGGAGACGAACTACACGCTGCGACGAACGCGGTGACCTCCTCGGGGGGTCCCACCGAATCAGAGTTCGACGCCGGACGGGATCAGGCTCTCGTGGCGAAGCAGGTTCCCCTCGGCGTCGTACACGAGGAACGTCTCCTTCTCGTAGGTGACGAGGGGGTCGCCGTCGACGTCGATCTCGACGCGGTAGCGGCCGTCGCCGTCGCTGGCGCGGCCGTACTCGCGGGCCGCGCGGATGAACCGGAGCACGTCGTCGGCGGACTCGTTGAGTTCGAGAACGAAATCGCCGGTGTGGCGGTTCGTCACCCCGACGACGCCCGTCGCCTCGGAGTCACGTTCGTGGTCGGACTGGAGCCGGAACGCCACGTCGGTCTCCCCGGCGTCGAGCAGCTCGCCGTCGGTCCCGGTGAGGCGCTCCCGGAGGAGGTCCTCCTGGCCGTGAAAGTCGATATATACGTGGGGCTTGGCGGGATCAGCGTCGGTCTCGACCCAGTCGATGTGCTCCACAGTCAACTCGAAGTAGTCGCGCCTCATTCCGTGAACGGTCGTACGGGATCGGTGTGTAAGTACGTAACGCCCCGGGAACGTACGACGGTCGCGGGCCCCCGTCCGCGCGGTCGACGGTCCAATCGATTTATTTCGACGGAGAGTACTCCGGGGAACATGGTCTGGGTCCGTTCGGAGTACGCGGGGGAGCTGGCCGTCCTCTCGACGTGGGTCGCGGCGCTGCTCCCGTGGAACGTGTTCTACGGCGCCGTCGCCGGCGGGTCGGTGCTGTTCGTCCGCTTCCCGCTGTTTCAGATCCGCTACGCGTTCGGCCTCCCGTTCGTCCGCGCGACGAGCGTCTCCTCGCCGGTGTCGGCGTTCCTCCTCCAGTCGGGCACCTCCGTGCAGGTGGCCTACGGGCTCTGGCTCGTCGGCGCGGTCGCGTACCTCGTCGCGTTCGTGATCTCCGTGTACTACTACCGCGAGGAGGAGCGCGCCGAGTCGTGGGCCGTCGACCCGGTCGACGTGCTGGGCGGCCTGCTCGTCGCCTCGGCCGTGCTGTTCCTCGTCGCCTCGATGTTGCTTCCGGAGCGCTTCTTCGGTCTCGGCCTCGGCGTCGGCGGCGGGATCCCCGGCGTGTCGATCCCGGTTGGCGCCGTGCTCCAGCTCGTGCTCGGCGGCGTGCTCCTGCGGGCGGAGCGAGTGAGCTGAGGAACGCGACGGTCGGACCGGGAACCGCGACGACGAGTCCCGTTCGTCGGGGCGGACCGCGACGGTATCAGATCTGTGACCGCCGGTGGTGAAGTTAAGTACCGGACTTCCCTACGACAACCAGTAACCGATGTCGGGGGACGCCGCTGACGCCACGGCCGAGGACAGCCCCCTGTCGACGCTCAGGCGGCGCCTCGAACGGACGATCGAGGTGCTCAGGGGCGCCGACCTCGACGTTCGGCCGTTCCTCCCCGGCGAGGACGGCCCGCTGGCGTCGTTCGACCCGCCCCCCGACCACGAGGAGGTCGACCGCTACTGGGTGAACGCCCCGTACGCGTACGTCGTCGTCACCTACGACACCGAGGACGACAACCACGTCTACCACGTCGTCGAGCCCGAACTCGACAACTTCGAGCTCGAGTTGCTCCAGCGCGTCGTCGACGACATCCGCGACCCGCTGTTGTTCCGCGACGACCCGAACGAGGCCGACGACGAGACGCTTCGCGACGAGCTTGCGGCGCTGTTGGAACAGTACGGCGTCGACGCGTCGATGTCGACGTTTCACGCGCTGTCGTACTACCTCCGTCGCGACTTCCGCGGGTACGGGAAGGTCGACGCGCTCCTGTCGGACCGACACATCGAGGACATCTCCTGTGACGGCTACGACCTCCCGATCTTCGTCTATCACGACGAGTACAGCGATATCGAGACGAACGTCGTCTTCGGCCCCGACGAGCTGGACAACTACGTCATCCGCCTGGCCCAGCGGTCGGGGCGACACATCTCCGTCGGCGACCCCATCGTCGAGACGACGCTCCCGGACGGCTCGCGCGCCGAGTTGGCGCTCGGCGAGGAGGTCACCCCGCGCGGGTCGGCGTTCACCATCCGCCAGTACGCCGAGGAGCCGTTCACGCCGATCGACCTCATCGAGTACGGCACCTTCTCGATCGAGCAGATGGCCTACTTCTGGCTGTGCATCGAGCACAACAAGAGCCTCATCTTCGCCGGCGGCACCGCCTCCGGGAAGACCACCTCGATGAACGCGGTGTCGATGTTCATCCCGCCGCGCTCGAAGGTGCTCACCATCGAGGACACCCGGGAGCTGTCGCTGTATCACGACAACTGGCTCTCGTCGGTCACCCGCGAGCGGATGGGCGAGGGCGAGGACATCGACATGTACGACCTCCTGCGCTCGGCGCTGCGACACCGCCCCGAGTACATCATCGTCGGCGAGGTGCGCGGCGAGGAGGCGCTCACGCTGTTCCAGGCGATGAACACCGGCCACACCACGTTCTCGACGATGCACGCCGACTCCATCGAGACGGTGATCAACCGCCTGGAGAACGAGCCGATCAACGTCCCCCGGGCGATGGTTCGGTCGCTGGACCTGCTGTCGGTGCAGACGCTCGCCCGGTTCGAGGGCGGGAGGGTGCGCCGCGCGAAGACCGTCGGCGAGATCGGGGGGATCGACCAGCGGACCGGCGAGCTGGACTACTCGTCGGTGTTCGAGTGGGAGGCGGGGTCGGACAGCTTCGCCAGCCGGGACTCCTCGCTGCTCGATGAGATCCAATCGGAACGGGGGTGGAGCCGGGCGGAGCTGCTGTCGGAGCTTCGCGACCGCAGACGGTTCCTCGAACACCTCCACGACCGCGGCGTCACCGACTACCGGCGGTTCACTGCGCTCGTCAACGAGTACTACGCCGACCCCGACCGCGTGATGGCCCGGATCGAGGAGGCCGAGGACGGCACGGACGGCGAGGCGCTCGGATCGGACACGGCGGATCCGGCTGACCCCGGCCCAACCGGCCGAACCGCGGACGACGACCGAACCGTTGGCCCCGCCGGCGACGACCCGACGGATCGGGATCGGTCGGCGGATCGGAACGACTCGACGGACCCGGGAGGCTCGCCGGACCCGGACGACTCGCCGGAACTGGACGATTCGACGAACCCGAACGGTTCGACGGGTTCGGTTGGGTCGGACACCGGCGGCGGGGACTGACGGATGGTGTTGTCGTTCCTGCCGCTGGTCGGGGCGCTGCTCCTCCTGGCACCCGTCGCCGCGGCGTCGGTGAGCCCGGGGGCGAACCTCGCGGTGACCCGGGTCGCGGTTCACGCCTTCGGCGACTACGTCGGCGTCGACCGGCCCCGGAAGCACCGCCAACGCGACCGCCTTCGGGCGGCACACGTCGGCGTCACACACCGGCTGTACGCCTCGAAGACGCTGCTGTACACCGCTGTCGCCGGCGTCTCGGGGAGCGTCCTCGGCGTGTACGTCGCCGCGGCGACGCTGGCGCTCCTGCGGATCGGCGGGGAGGCGATCCGGGCGGCGCTGCCCGCGCCGCTGGGCTTTCTCGCGGACTTGACCCGGATCGGGCAGCTCACGGTCACGGAGCTGTTCCCCCTCCTCTTGCTCTCCTCGGCGACCGTGGGCGTCGGGTCGGCCGTCGGCGTGTACCTCCTCCGATGGGAGATCCTCGACCAGCGGGCCCACGCGAGGGCGACACAGATCGAGGCGACGCTCCCCCGGACGGTCGCGTTCGTGTACGCGCTGTCGCGCTCGGGGATGGCGCTGCCGGCGGTGTTGGAGACGCTGTCGCGAAACGAGGACGTGTACGGCGAGGCCGCCCGCGAGCTGGGCGTCGCCGTCCGCGACATGAACACGTTCGGAACGGACGTCCTCACCGCGCTCGAACGCATGGCCGAGCGAACGCCCTCCCAGAACATGGCCGAGTTCGGCGAGAACCTCGCGTCCGTGCTCGGCAGCGGTCGGGAGCTGTCGGCGTTCCTGCACGACCAGTACGAGCGATACCAGGAGGAGGCGGAGTCCCAACAGGAGCAGTATCTCGAACTCGTCTCGACGTTCGCGGAGGCGTACGTGACGGTGCTCGTCGCCGGCCCGCTGTTCTTCATCACGATCCTGGTCGTGATCGGGATCGTCCTCTCGGACACCCTTCCGCTGTTGCGAGCGGTGGTCTACCTCGCGATCCCGCTGGCGAGCTTCGGCTTCGTCGTCTACATCGACTCGATCACTCGGTCGACGGGCGACGCGATCGCGGCTGAACAGCCGGTGGGAGACGCGCGTGTTCGCGCGGTTGCGGGGCCGAACGTCGCCGGGGTCGGCGGCGCCTCGGACGCTCGGGCGGACGGCGGCGCGACGGGGGTCGATCACGGCGGCGCCGAGCGAGGGGATCGGTGGGCGGCGAGCAGGGAGCGGCTGGCTGCGTACGACCGGATCGAGGCCGTGCTCGACGCCGCACGGCGCCCGATAGGGATCCTGCTGGAACGGCCGGTGCTGACCGCCCTCCTCACGGTTCCGGTCGGCCTGTGGTGGGTGTGGATGCGGACGCCGTCGTTCCGGTCCACGCCGGCGGCGTTCGCCGGGGCCGTCGACTCGCCGGTGATCGAGGCGGCGCTGCTGGTGCTCGCCGCCTACGGTCTCGCCTACGAAATCGAGAAGCGACGGATCCGGGCGATCGAACGCGCGGTTCCCGACTTCCTCGATCGGATGGCGAGCGTCAACGACGCCGGCGTGAGTGTCATCGAGAGCCTCCGTCGGCTTACGCGGTCCGACCTCGAACGGCTCACGCCGGAGATACGGCGGACGTGGCGGGACGTACAGTGGGGTGCGACGGTGACGACGGCGCTCGATCGGTTCCGCCGGCGGGTTCGCTCGCCGATGGTGTCGCGGGCGATCGCGCTCGTCACGAACGCCGTCGACGCGAGCGGCGACGTGGCGCCGGTACTCGAGATCGCCGCCGACGAGGCGCGCTCGACGCGGCGGCTCCGCAGGGAGCGACGACAGGTCATGGTGACGTACCTGCTCGTGATCTACGTCTCGTTCGCGGTGTTTCTCGGCATCATCGGGGCGCTGACGGTGGCGTTCATCCCGGCCGTCGAGGGGGCGCAGCTGTCGTCCCCCGGCGGCGTCTCCGGCGTTTCGACCGGCGTGTTCGAGGGTATCGGGGGCGTCGACACCGACAGCTACGTCCTGATCTTCTATCACGCCTCGGCGATCCAGGCGGTCGCGTCGGGACTCATCGCCGGACAGTTGGGCGAGGGGAACGTCAGCGACGGCGTGAAACATGCCACTGTCATGCTCCTGCTCGCGTACCTCACGTTCGTGATCGTCGGATGACCCAGGATCCTGCGGACGCTCCCGAAGCCGACGGCGTCGACGCTGCCGACTCGTTACGGTCGCCGCCGGCGGCCGCGTCGACGTACGACCGGATCGCGACCCACTTCTCGAAGACGCGCGAGCACGCCTGGCCGGAGGTGGAGTCGTTCCTCGACGGCCGCTCCGGAGCGGTCGGGCTCGATGTCGGCTGCGGAAACGGGCGCCACTGCGAACCGCTCGCGGACCGTGTCGACCGGGTCGTCGGCGTTGACGTGAGCCGGGGGGTGTTGCTCGAAGCGCGAACACGAGCCCGCGAGCGCGGGTACGGCTCGGACGTGTCGTTCGTCAGCGGCGACGCCGCCGCGCTTCCCGTCGCCGACAGTCGCGTCGATCTGGCGGTGTACGTCGCCGCGCTCCATCACCTCCGGACGCGCGAGCGACGGGTCGCCTCGCTGTCGGAGCTCGCCCGGACGCTCGCGCCGGGCGGTCGGGCGCTGGTGAGCGCGTGGAGCACCGCGCACGACCGCTTCGACGCCGACGCTGACGCCGAGGCGGGGTTCGACACGACGATCGACTGGACCCTTCCGGGCGGGAAGACGGTGCCGCGCTTCTATCACATCTACGCGCCGCGGGAGTTCGACGCGGATCTGACCGCGAGCGACCTTCGGGTCGTCAGGTCGGTCGTCTCCAGCGGCAACTGCTATGCGGTCGTCGCGCCGGAGTGAACTGCCGAGCCGCAGTCCGTGGAACCGGCCGGCGAGCGGTGTCTGCGTGTATGTGAACGCCTGCCGGGTGGATACGACGGCCGCACGACCGGACGCGTTTTTATACGGGGGCCGACCCAACGTCGAGACAGATGATCAGCGACGACGAGTTCGACTTCGACGTGACGGTTGTCGGCGGCGGTCCGGCGGGGCTGACGAGCGCGCTGTACGCGACCCGGCTCGGTCTCGACACGCTCGTCGTGAACCGCGGCGGCGGCCGCGCGGCGATGATGCGAGACACCCACAACGTCATCGGGGTCACCGAGGAGACCTCGGGCAACGAGTTCCTCAAGACCGCCCAGGAGCAGGTCAAAAGCTACGGCGGGGAGTACCGTCGCGGGTTCGTGGAGCACGTCGAGGCGATCGGTGGAGGCGGCGGGGACAGCGACAGCAGAGGCAGTGGGGACGACGGCGACGTAGACGAGGGGGACGACGGCGCCCCCGACGGATTCCGCGTCGACACCGGCGACGAAGAGCTGACGACGCGCCGCGTCGTGCTCGCGACCGGGTTCTCCGACGAGCGCCCCGACCCGCCGCTGCCCCGCACCGGCATGGGGCTGCACTACTGCCTCCACTGTGACGCGTACATGTTCGTCGACGAGTCCGTGTACGTGATGGGGACGGGCGATTCCGCCGCGTACGTCGCGATGATCATGCTCAACTTCACAGACGAGGTGGACGTCCTCCTGCGCGGCGAGGAGCCCGAGTGGTCCGACGACACCGCGGAGATGTTGGAGAACCACCCGGTCGACGTGGTCCGAGAGGAGATCGCCGGGATGAACAAGGACGACGACGGCTGGCTGGAGAGCTTCGAGTTCGAGGACGGGACGGTCCGCGAGTACAAGGGTGGCTTCCCGATGTACGGCTCGGACTACCACGCCGAACTCGCCGACGCGCTCGGGTTGGAGCGGGAGGACTCGGGGGAGGTCGCCGTCGACGACCACGGGCGGACCTCCCTCGAGGGCGTGTACGCCGTCGGCGACCTCACGCCCGGTCACAACCAGATCCCCGTCGCGATGGGCGAGGGCGCCAAGTGCGGCATCGCGATCCACATGGACCTGCGGGCGTTCCCGCGGTCGACCGACGACATCGCCGACCTCGGCCCCGTCGACGAGAGCGAGGTGCCGGCCATCTCGCCCGAACTCATGGCGACCGCCGTCGCCCACGAGGGACACGCCGGCGGCCCGCGACCAGACGCCGATGAGGTCGAGGGCGAGGCGACGGCCGACGACTGATCCGGGACGGCGACAGGCCGACGGAAACGGCAAACCCCTTATTCTTGGACCGGAAACTGTGAGATAGCTCCCGCGCGCCGGTGGTGAGCAAACCCGAAGGGTTTGCGAGGTACGGCGCACGAGCGAGCGAAGCGAGCGATGTGCGCCGGTGGTCTAGCTGGTATGACTTTGGCCTTCCAAGCCAACGACCCGGGTTCAAATCCCGGCCGGCGCATTTTCTGCCGAACGAAGTGAGGTGAAAATCGCTTCAGAGGGATTTGCTACCCTGCAAGTCGCAGCGCGCGAACGGAGTGAGCGCGACCGTCTTGCTCTGGTTCAAATCCCGGCCGGTGCAGTACTGTCTCGAACGAAGTGAGAGACGTACTCGCCTTCGAGGGATTTAAACTAGACCGGACGCGCGCAGCGGAGTGAGCACGTCCGGGCGTGGTTCAAATCCCGGCCGGCGCAGTTCTTGCGGGTTCCACGTCGCCAGCGGCGCCGACGGGATCAGTCGTCCGCGGGGTCCGCGTCCAGTTCCTCCAGCGCCGCCTCCCGCGCCGACGCCCGGCGGAACACGACCCAGAAGACGCCGGAGGCGACGACGATGAACCCCGCGGCGGTGTAGAAGGCGGCGCTCGTGGAGACGTACTGCTTGATGGCCCCGATGCCGACCGGCCCCGCTACCTGCCCGACCTTCCAGGAGATCGAGCGGAGGCTCATCGCTGAGGCGACGGAGTCGTAGCGCTCGCCCTCCTCGACGAACAGCGACATCGACGCCGGCAGGCGGATCGAGTCGGCGACACCGAGGACCATGTACGCCCCGAAGAGGCTGAAGAACGCGCCGCCGAGCACCTGCTCGCCCCCGAAGGCGACGAATCGAACCGGGTCGACCGTCCCCTCGAAGTAGTAGCTCAGGGGAATGAGCGCCGTGCCGATCCCGTACAGGAACGCGCCGGCGACGACGAAGTACTCCTTGTTGCCGACGCGGTCGGAGAGATCGCCGACGTACCCCTGGGTGATCGACTTCGTGAGCTTCCCGCCCGCGAGGATCCAGCCGATGGCGAACGCGGTCGTGCCGAACTCGGTGCGCGCGAGGATGGGCAGGAAGATGATGACGGCCATCTTGCCGACCGAGAACGCGAGCCGGAAGACGACGAGCGCGCGGATCATCGGGAGGTCGAGCAGCGCCTTCAGCGTCGCGACGCCGCCGCCGGCGTCGTTCTCGGTGCCGCCGCCGGGATCGTCGCGGAGGTTGAGGAACACGAGGACGAACGCGAGGATCGTGACCGCGGTGAGGACGACGTAGGTGAAGGTGTACCCCTCCGCGAACAGGAGGTAGCCGCCGACCACGTCGCCCGCGAGGCTGGAGAACGCCGCGACCTGGTTGTACGAACCGAGCCAGCGGCCGTTCTGGTCGTCCGGCGCGATGTGCCCGACGACGGTCGAGCCCGTGATCCAGAGGACGGACGCGCCGACGCCCTGCAACACCCGGACGAGGATGACGTGCGTCGCGCTCTCGACGAGCATGAATCCGAAGAAGACGACCACGTTGATCGCGAGCCCCAGCAGGAGCCAGTGTTTCGCGTTGCTCGTGTCGACCTTCCGGCCGAGCGGGAGGACGATGAGCAACTGGACGACGGCGAAGGCGGTGCCGAACAGTCCCTCGACCGTGCCGGTCGTCCCGAAGTCCTCGGCGTACAGCGCCAGCGCGATGAGCAGCGTCGAGTACGCCTGACTGCGCGCGAACGCCGTGCCGGCCAGCGCCGAGAACTCCTTGTCGCGCAACAGCGCGACGGAGTTGCCGAACTGCACCACTGTTACGTTCCGAAACACACAGGGTGCGCTTAAATTCCATCATCGCGGCCGGATACGGGGTGGATTCTCACGGTGTACGTTCATCGCAGTCCCCGGATCGCCCCGGCGTCGACGCCGCTACAGCTCGATCCGTTCGACGAGCTGGTCGTCGCTTTTGGTGTTGATCGCGACGATGCGGACGAGGTCCTCGATGAGCGAGTCGCGAAGCTTCGCTTTGAGGAGGTTGTCGACCTGATAGACGCCCGCGGCGTTCACCATCTCGATCTCGACGAGCACTGGCATCGCGTCGCCGTCGTGGCCGTCGGCCTCGCTGCCGGGCTTGAGGTCGACGTTGCTGATGGCCTGCGAGGAGAGCGTGTTGATCCCGCGACCGCCCTTCTCGTAGGGGATCCGGGAGCGACCCCGCTCCATGTCGAGCGCGTCGGCGACGCGGATGACGCCCGCCTCGCGGGTGAGCGGCGTCTCCTCGGTGTGGTGACAGAGGATGGCGTGGAGCACCTCCGCTTTCACGCGGACGGCCTCCTCGGTTCCGTAGTAGTCGAACTGCGGGAGGAACCGATCCAGCAGGTCGGCCGCCAGCGGGATCGAGTAGTAGGCGTGGTCGTCGCGGTGGACGACGTGCCCGATGTCGTGGATCGTTGCCGCGAGCGCGACGATCACCGCCTCGTCGGCCTCGTCGAGCCCCTGCTCGCTCGCGCCGTTGAACGCGACGCCGCCGCGCTTCAGCAGGTCGTACAGTCGCAACGCCCGGTTGCGAACGATCTCGATGTGCTTGGCGCCGTGGTCGTTGTATCCCTTGCGCGTGACGGCGTTGACGTTCTGCGCGCGGAGGTACGTCCGGATCTCGGGGTCGGACTCGATGGCCGCCAACACCTCGTTCACGCGCTCGTCGGGGAACGCGTGCTCGGCGTCGGGGTCGTACTGCCGAACGCTCATCTTGTTCGGGTCGTCGATCCGATCGTCGTCCGGAGACGTCCCCGTCGAACCGGCGTTGTCGCTCATACTACGGCGGACGGGGGGCGCCCGCAAAAGGGCTCGGCCTCTCCCGTAGTTCGTCTCCGCGACCCTCCGCTATCGACGCGCTGGAGGTTCCGTCGGCGTGGATCGATGCTCGGAAATCGTCTTCCGGCCCCCGTTTCGGCCGGATCTGTCGAAACAATTACTTACGAATGCTGTGATGCGCTCGGCATGGCGCCCGATCCGACCGACGGAGCGGAACGTTCTCAGGAGGGATCGACCGATGACAGTCCCGGTGACGGTGTGGAACAGTCCGGGAGAGACCCGACCGGCGGCGGCTCCGTCGAAGGCGTCGAACAGGCCACGGAGGAGCTGAACGACGACGACCCCGGCGACACGGACCCTCGCGAGAAGGGACCCAACGACATGTACTGTTCCTCCTGTGGCGCGGTCATCAAGAAGAACGCCGAGCTCTGCCCCGAGTGTGGGGTTGCGACGGGCAACACCGGGGTCACCGGCTCGCGTTCGACGGGGACCGCGGCTTCAGGAACTGCGGCGGGCGGCTCGTCGACGGGGAAGAACACGTTCCTCGTGGGCGGTGCGGTCTCCGGCCTGATCGCGTTCGTCCTGCTCCCGATCGTGTTCGGCCCGCTCTCGATCTACTGCGGCTACCGAGTGTACAGGGACTTCGACGAAGTGCAGGGGATCGCGGTGGCCGCCTGGGGCGGTCTCGCCCTCGTCGTCGGGATGGTCTTCGGCGCGATGATGTTCCTGTAGGTCCGTCGACGTGACGGCGAGGGCCGGCGCAGGAACACGCCCCGGCGCGCGCCGCGCCGGTCGCAGTAGATCTACGGACGGATCCGTACCATCTACGCTCAACATCCCCTCCGACTGTACGCCGGTCGGGTTTCGACTGCCGATCACGGGTTCGCCGAGGAGGGGACATCGGATCGACACCGTCCCTCCGTCAAACGGGGATATTCCGGTTGCTCCGTGCAAGAAC
This genomic stretch from Halobaculum roseum harbors:
- a CDS encoding type II secretion system F family protein, whose translation is MVLSFLPLVGALLLLAPVAAASVSPGANLAVTRVAVHAFGDYVGVDRPRKHRQRDRLRAAHVGVTHRLYASKTLLYTAVAGVSGSVLGVYVAAATLALLRIGGEAIRAALPAPLGFLADLTRIGQLTVTELFPLLLLSSATVGVGSAVGVYLLRWEILDQRAHARATQIEATLPRTVAFVYALSRSGMALPAVLETLSRNEDVYGEAARELGVAVRDMNTFGTDVLTALERMAERTPSQNMAEFGENLASVLGSGRELSAFLHDQYERYQEEAESQQEQYLELVSTFAEAYVTVLVAGPLFFITILVVIGIVLSDTLPLLRAVVYLAIPLASFGFVVYIDSITRSTGDAIAAEQPVGDARVRAVAGPNVAGVGGASDARADGGATGVDHGGAERGDRWAASRERLAAYDRIEAVLDAARRPIGILLERPVLTALLTVPVGLWWVWMRTPSFRSTPAAFAGAVDSPVIEAALLVLAAYGLAYEIEKRRIRAIERAVPDFLDRMASVNDAGVSVIESLRRLTRSDLERLTPEIRRTWRDVQWGATVTTALDRFRRRVRSPMVSRAIALVTNAVDASGDVAPVLEIAADEARSTRRLRRERRQVMVTYLLVIYVSFAVFLGIIGALTVAFIPAVEGAQLSSPGGVSGVSTGVFEGIGGVDTDSYVLIFYHASAIQAVASGLIAGQLGEGNVSDGVKHATVMLLLAYLTFVIVG
- a CDS encoding class I SAM-dependent methyltransferase encodes the protein MTQDPADAPEADGVDAADSLRSPPAAASTYDRIATHFSKTREHAWPEVESFLDGRSGAVGLDVGCGNGRHCEPLADRVDRVVGVDVSRGVLLEARTRARERGYGSDVSFVSGDAAALPVADSRVDLAVYVAALHHLRTRERRVASLSELARTLAPGGRALVSAWSTAHDRFDADADAEAGFDTTIDWTLPGGKTVPRFYHIYAPREFDADLTASDLRVVRSVVSSGNCYAVVAPE
- a CDS encoding NAD(P)/FAD-dependent oxidoreductase, which codes for MISDDEFDFDVTVVGGGPAGLTSALYATRLGLDTLVVNRGGGRAAMMRDTHNVIGVTEETSGNEFLKTAQEQVKSYGGEYRRGFVEHVEAIGGGGGDSDSRGSGDDGDVDEGDDGAPDGFRVDTGDEELTTRRVVLATGFSDERPDPPLPRTGMGLHYCLHCDAYMFVDESVYVMGTGDSAAYVAMIMLNFTDEVDVLLRGEEPEWSDDTAEMLENHPVDVVREEIAGMNKDDDGWLESFEFEDGTVREYKGGFPMYGSDYHAELADALGLEREDSGEVAVDDHGRTSLEGVYAVGDLTPGHNQIPVAMGEGAKCGIAIHMDLRAFPRSTDDIADLGPVDESEVPAISPELMATAVAHEGHAGGPRPDADEVEGEATADD
- a CDS encoding MFS transporter, producing MVQFGNSVALLRDKEFSALAGTAFARSQAYSTLLIALALYAEDFGTTGTVEGLFGTAFAVVQLLIVLPLGRKVDTSNAKHWLLLGLAINVVVFFGFMLVESATHVILVRVLQGVGASVLWITGSTVVGHIAPDDQNGRWLGSYNQVAAFSSLAGDVVGGYLLFAEGYTFTYVVLTAVTILAFVLVFLNLRDDPGGGTENDAGGGVATLKALLDLPMIRALVVFRLAFSVGKMAVIIFLPILARTEFGTTAFAIGWILAGGKLTKSITQGYVGDLSDRVGNKEYFVVAGAFLYGIGTALIPLSYYFEGTVDPVRFVAFGGEQVLGGAFFSLFGAYMVLGVADSIRLPASMSLFVEEGERYDSVASAMSLRSISWKVGQVAGPVGIGAIKQYVSTSAAFYTAAGFIVVASGVFWVVFRRASAREAALEELDADPADD
- a CDS encoding HD domain-containing protein; this translates as MSVRQYDPDAEHAFPDERVNEVLAAIESDPEIRTYLRAQNVNAVTRKGYNDHGAKHIEIVRNRALRLYDLLKRGGVAFNGASEQGLDEADEAVIVALAATIHDIGHVVHRDDHAYYSIPLAADLLDRFLPQFDYYGTEEAVRVKAEVLHAILCHHTEETPLTREAGVIRVADALDMERGRSRIPYEKGGRGINTLSSQAISNVDLKPGSEADGHDGDAMPVLVEIEMVNAAGVYQVDNLLKAKLRDSLIEDLVRIVAINTKSDDQLVERIEL